One genomic window of Elusimicrobiota bacterium includes the following:
- a CDS encoding class I SAM-dependent methyltransferase — translation MTKEPMVVATRRGYDLWAAVYDTDGNPLIAMEEPVVDRLLGPVRGLSVADIGCGTGRHAVRLARRGASVTGLDFSEGMLAKARAKPGAAAVRFIRHDLARPLPLPSGGFDRVVCSLVLEHIKDLGRLFRELKRVCRRDGTIVVTAMHPALWLKGQSARFFDPKSGRDIRPRSHRQTLSDYVMAAVAAGLRLSHMSEHAPDRALARRFPRAAKHLGWPLLTVMALRRD, via the coding sequence ATGACCAAAGAGCCGATGGTCGTTGCCACGCGGCGAGGCTACGACCTCTGGGCCGCGGTCTATGACACGGACGGCAATCCCCTCATCGCCATGGAAGAGCCTGTCGTGGACCGCCTCCTGGGCCCGGTGCGCGGCCTGAGCGTGGCCGACATCGGCTGCGGCACGGGCCGCCACGCGGTGCGCCTGGCCCGGCGCGGGGCCTCGGTGACCGGGCTCGATTTCTCGGAAGGCATGCTCGCCAAGGCCCGGGCCAAGCCCGGCGCCGCGGCCGTGCGTTTCATCCGCCACGATCTGGCCAGGCCCTTGCCCCTGCCCTCCGGCGGCTTCGACCGCGTGGTCTGCTCCTTGGTCCTGGAGCACATCAAGGACCTCGGCCGGCTCTTCCGGGAGCTCAAGCGCGTCTGCAGGCGCGACGGGACCATCGTGGTCACGGCCATGCACCCCGCGCTCTGGCTCAAGGGCCAGTCCGCGCGCTTCTTCGATCCCAAGAGCGGGCGGGACATCCGTCCCCGCAGCCATCGTCAGACCCTTTCCGATTACGTCATGGCCGCGGTCGCAGCCGGCCTGCGCCTCTCGCACATGAGCGAGCACGCCCCGGACCGGGCCTTGGCCAGGCGCTTCCCCCGCGCGGCCAAGCACCTGGGCTGGCCGCTGCTGACGGTCATGGCCCTGCGCCGAGACTAG
- a CDS encoding N-acetyltransferase, whose product MDIEIRRPGGPGELAACARIMSSQEPWLTLGRGHDQALALLKNPEREVYVAAADGAVAGFVILAMGGAFKGYIQTIAVSPAWQGRGVGSRLIAFAEQRIFSESPNAFICVSDFNPKARRLYERLGYKLVGELKDYVVAGHSELLLRKSIGPMSDFHPQRPCA is encoded by the coding sequence ATGGACATCGAGATCCGCCGTCCCGGCGGGCCAGGGGAGCTGGCGGCCTGCGCGCGCATCATGTCGAGCCAGGAGCCCTGGCTCACCCTCGGCCGGGGCCATGACCAGGCCCTGGCCCTGCTGAAGAACCCGGAGCGCGAGGTCTACGTGGCGGCTGCGGACGGCGCCGTGGCCGGCTTCGTCATCCTGGCCATGGGCGGGGCCTTCAAAGGCTACATCCAGACCATCGCGGTCTCCCCGGCCTGGCAGGGCCGGGGCGTCGGCAGCAGGCTTATCGCATTCGCGGAGCAACGCATCTTCTCGGAGTCTCCTAACGCCTTCATCTGCGTGTCCGACTTCAACCCGAAAGCGCGCCGCCTCTACGAGCGTCTGGGCTACAAGCTGGTGGGGGAGCTCAAGGACTACGTCGTGGCCGGACATTCCGAACTGCTCCTGCGCAAGAGCATCGGTCCCATGTCCGACTTCCACCCCCAGAGGCCGTGCGCCTGA
- a CDS encoding GNAT family N-acetyltransferase — protein MRLSDRARIEAFLRRDPFLHGYELGDLDDRFWPDTAWYGLVDAGRIRALALLYTGLSEPTLLALASQESAELARLLRELSPLLPPSLYCHLTPSLGKALEERYALTAHGEHYKMALKDPSRLETARSAETVELAPGDRAEVERFYAESYPGNWFVPSLLDTGYYVGIREGGRLICAAGVHVYSARQKVAALGNIATRPEARGRGHAEAATAELCRRLLKTVSHICLNVKADNRAAIACYRKLGFEAVASYEEYHAQLRKKAL, from the coding sequence GTGCGCCTGAGCGACCGAGCCCGCATAGAGGCTTTCCTGCGGCGGGACCCTTTTCTGCACGGCTACGAGCTCGGGGACCTTGACGACCGGTTCTGGCCGGACACGGCCTGGTACGGGCTCGTGGACGCAGGGCGGATCCGGGCTTTGGCTCTGCTCTACACGGGCTTGAGCGAGCCCACCTTGCTGGCCTTGGCCTCGCAAGAGTCGGCTGAGCTGGCCCGCCTGCTGCGAGAGCTCTCGCCGCTTCTGCCTCCGAGCCTCTATTGCCATCTGACTCCTTCTTTGGGCAAGGCCTTGGAGGAGCGCTATGCTTTGACCGCTCACGGCGAGCACTACAAGATGGCGCTGAAGGATCCCAGCCGCCTGGAAACGGCTCGCTCGGCCGAGACCGTGGAGCTCGCTCCTGGGGACCGCGCGGAGGTGGAGCGGTTCTACGCGGAGAGCTATCCGGGCAACTGGTTCGTGCCCTCCCTCCTCGATACCGGCTACTATGTCGGGATCCGGGAAGGGGGCAGGCTCATCTGCGCCGCGGGCGTGCATGTCTACTCGGCCCGGCAGAAGGTCGCGGCCCTGGGAAACATCGCCACCCGGCCCGAGGCGCGCGGCCGCGGCCATGCGGAGGCCGCCACGGCCGAGCTGTGCCGCCGGCTGCTCAAGACGGTGAGCCACATCTGCCTCAACGTCAAGGCGGACAACCGGGCCGCCATCGCCTGCTACCGCAAGCTCGGCTTCGAGGCCGTCGCGAGCTATGAGGAATACCACGCGCAGCTCCGGAAAAAAGCGCTATAG
- a CDS encoding Crp/Fnr family transcriptional regulator — MPREPLPSRPNLLRVMKASPLFCALRPEAMSLVLRRGSVRAYAAGEAVFQAGEPADCFFLVIFGRVKVFKLSARGGEQILHSFGPGTTFGEAALWAGGRYPAYSEAIERSVLFVLSRAALRDAFAGSPDLAIGMMAGLSQKLREFVQLVEDLSLKEVPARLAGALLAEAKRAGSERFRIRRTKAEFASQLGTIPATLSRGLRKLQDAGLIAVRGPEVSILKSPELRRLADGD; from the coding sequence ATGCCCCGCGAGCCCTTGCCGAGCCGGCCGAATCTGCTGCGCGTCATGAAGGCCTCGCCTCTGTTCTGCGCTTTGCGGCCGGAGGCGATGAGCCTGGTCCTGCGCCGCGGGAGCGTGCGCGCCTACGCGGCCGGCGAAGCCGTGTTCCAGGCGGGCGAGCCCGCGGACTGTTTCTTTTTGGTCATCTTCGGCCGGGTCAAGGTCTTCAAGCTCTCCGCGCGCGGGGGCGAGCAGATCCTCCACTCTTTCGGCCCGGGGACCACATTCGGCGAGGCCGCGCTGTGGGCGGGCGGCCGCTACCCGGCCTATTCGGAGGCCATCGAGAGGTCCGTCCTCTTCGTGCTCTCGCGCGCCGCCCTGCGCGACGCCTTCGCCGGAAGCCCGGACCTGGCCATCGGCATGATGGCCGGCCTCTCCCAGAAGCTGCGCGAGTTCGTCCAGCTCGTGGAAGACCTGTCCTTGAAGGAAGTCCCGGCGCGCCTGGCCGGCGCGCTGCTCGCCGAAGCCAAGAGGGCCGGGTCGGAGAGGTTCCGGATACGCCGGACCAAGGCCGAGTTCGCCTCCCAGTTGGGCACCATCCCCGCGACCTTGAGCCGCGGCCTGCGCAAGCTCCAGGATGCGGGGCTCATCGCGGTGCGCGGCCCTGAGGTCTCCATCCTCAAGTCCCCGGAGTTGCGCCGTCTCGCCGACGGCGACTGA
- a CDS encoding hemerythrin domain-containing protein, with protein sequence MTRMRTQTKAAANTTAELSDEHRIILKVVAALRAECGKVAGGAAVDPQFFLKAVDFIRNYADKFHHAKEEDILFPALDEPGVRMPCDPRPVMLENHELGRLYVRGLEGALREGRKAELLENTRGYCGLLEEHIYKEDNILYPMADEALGAARGAALKERFAAVDREFAAVVKAQLAFAASVGA encoded by the coding sequence ATGACCAGAATGAGGACGCAGACGAAAGCCGCGGCCAACACCACTGCGGAGCTTTCCGACGAGCATCGGATCATCCTGAAGGTCGTGGCCGCCTTGCGCGCGGAATGCGGCAAGGTCGCCGGCGGCGCCGCCGTGGACCCGCAGTTCTTCCTGAAGGCGGTGGACTTCATCAGGAACTATGCCGACAAGTTCCACCACGCCAAGGAGGAGGACATCCTGTTCCCGGCTTTGGATGAGCCCGGGGTCAGGATGCCTTGCGATCCGCGGCCGGTCATGCTCGAGAACCACGAGTTGGGGCGCCTGTACGTCCGCGGCCTGGAGGGGGCGCTCCGGGAGGGCCGCAAGGCCGAGCTCCTGGAGAACACCAGAGGGTACTGCGGGCTCCTGGAGGAGCACATCTATAAGGAGGACAACATCCTCTACCCCATGGCCGATGAGGCTCTGGGCGCCGCGCGCGGCGCCGCGCTCAAGGAGCGCTTCGCGGCCGTGGATCGGGAGTTCGCCGCGGTCGTGAAGGCGCAGCTGGCTTTCGCGGCTTCGGTCGGCGCTTGA
- the hcp gene encoding hydroxylamine reductase produces MFCYQCEQNAGGKGCQRVGVCGKDAVAANTMDELIQECLGISRYAHRAQVLGAADRDIDRFVVEALFTTITNVNFDSARLADWVKRAQSMKERARKLYEEAARKAGRPVAQVAAPAGEASVGGKLSKLGGDVGGLQELIKYGLKGMAAYADHARLLGVEAPEVYAAFHEALEFLASNPTDVDQLVGMALKVGEVNLKVMELLDRANTGTYGHPEPTQARVTPVKGKCILVSGHDLKDLDTLLRQTEGKGVNVYTHGEMLPCLAYPGLKKHKHLVGNYGGAWQDQQKEFDAFPGAVLMTTNCIQKPKETYKARIFTTGLVGWPGVTHVQNGDFTEVIKAALAAPGFNEDAPAKFITIGFARNAVLGVAGKVVEAVKAGKLKRFFLIGGCDGAKPGRNYYTDFAQAVPQDCAILTLACGKYRFNKLEFGDIGGIPRLLDVGQCNDAYSAIQIALALSKAFDCGVNDLPLSIILSWYEQKAVCILLTLLHLGLKNMRLGPTLPAFVGPNVLKVLVEKFGLKPTTTAAQDLDAIMGAKASA; encoded by the coding sequence ATGTTCTGCTATCAATGCGAGCAAAACGCCGGCGGCAAGGGCTGCCAGAGAGTCGGGGTCTGCGGCAAGGACGCGGTCGCGGCCAACACCATGGACGAGCTGATCCAGGAGTGCCTGGGCATCTCCCGCTACGCGCACCGGGCGCAGGTCCTGGGAGCCGCGGACCGCGACATAGACCGCTTCGTGGTCGAGGCCCTCTTCACTACCATCACCAACGTCAATTTCGACTCCGCGCGCCTCGCGGACTGGGTCAAGCGCGCCCAGTCCATGAAGGAGCGGGCCCGCAAGCTCTATGAAGAAGCCGCGCGCAAGGCGGGCCGGCCCGTGGCGCAGGTCGCGGCCCCGGCCGGCGAGGCTTCCGTGGGCGGCAAGCTCTCCAAGCTGGGCGGCGACGTCGGCGGCCTGCAGGAGCTCATCAAGTACGGCCTCAAGGGCATGGCGGCTTACGCGGACCATGCGCGCTTGCTCGGCGTGGAGGCTCCGGAGGTCTACGCGGCCTTCCACGAGGCCCTGGAATTCCTGGCCTCGAACCCCACGGACGTGGACCAGCTCGTGGGCATGGCGCTGAAGGTCGGCGAGGTCAACCTCAAGGTCATGGAACTGCTCGACCGCGCCAACACCGGGACCTACGGGCACCCGGAGCCCACCCAGGCGCGCGTCACCCCGGTCAAGGGCAAGTGCATCCTGGTCTCCGGCCACGACCTCAAGGACCTCGACACGCTCCTCCGGCAGACCGAGGGTAAGGGCGTCAACGTCTACACCCACGGCGAGATGCTGCCTTGCCTGGCTTATCCGGGCCTCAAGAAGCACAAGCACCTGGTCGGCAACTACGGCGGGGCCTGGCAGGACCAGCAGAAGGAGTTCGACGCTTTCCCGGGCGCGGTCCTGATGACCACGAACTGCATCCAGAAGCCCAAGGAGACCTACAAGGCCCGCATCTTCACCACCGGCCTGGTGGGCTGGCCGGGGGTCACGCATGTCCAGAACGGCGACTTCACGGAAGTGATCAAGGCCGCGCTGGCCGCGCCCGGCTTCAACGAGGACGCGCCGGCCAAGTTCATCACCATCGGCTTCGCTCGCAACGCGGTGCTGGGAGTCGCGGGCAAGGTGGTGGAGGCGGTCAAGGCCGGCAAGCTGAAGCGCTTCTTCCTCATCGGGGGCTGCGACGGGGCCAAGCCGGGCCGCAACTACTATACGGACTTCGCCCAGGCCGTGCCCCAGGACTGCGCCATCCTGACCTTGGCTTGCGGCAAGTACCGCTTCAACAAGCTGGAGTTCGGCGATATTGGGGGCATCCCGCGGCTGTTGGACGTGGGGCAGTGCAACGACGCCTACTCCGCCATCCAGATCGCGCTGGCCCTGTCCAAGGCCTTCGACTGCGGGGTCAACGACCTGCCGCTCTCCATCATCCTGAGCTGGTACGAGCAGAAGGCGGTCTGCATATTGCTGACCTTGCTGCATCTGGGGCTCAAGAACATGAGGCTGGGGCCGACCTTGCCCGCCTTCGTGGGGCCCAATGTGCTCAAGGTCCTGGTGGAGAAGTTCGGGCTCAAGCCCACCACCACGGCGGCGCAGGACCTCGACGCCATCATGGGAGCCAAGGCCTCGGCCTAG
- a CDS encoding TIGR03435 family protein, whose product MRRSLLFLASSLLLAACQAPPQSALHADDAAVGWATSALLELRISSASSAASAISSYNNSFIGRGITPAKAIFWAYGTPSCRTIMDPALTRRRYDFTAKVPNGQDLMLAPLVQQGIKAVFNVDIHRGRLDRDVFIASVAKNAKSGLQPSTQTAGRKVDYISSSNNSIKVKCTHAELGKLFSALEGPLDRPIVDETGLKGEFAIEFKYEGRLEEASILKALQEQLGLKLARGRRSVEMLSAKKLPGKAG is encoded by the coding sequence ATGAGAAGATCGCTCCTGTTCCTCGCCTCCTCGCTTCTGCTCGCAGCATGCCAGGCGCCCCCGCAGTCGGCCCTGCACGCCGACGACGCCGCCGTCGGCTGGGCCACATCGGCCCTCTTGGAGCTGCGCATATCATCCGCGTCGAGCGCGGCCTCCGCGATCAGCTCGTACAACAACAGCTTCATCGGCCGCGGGATCACCCCGGCAAAGGCTATTTTCTGGGCCTACGGCACGCCCTCTTGCCGGACGATCATGGACCCTGCGCTGACCCGCCGCCGGTACGACTTCACCGCCAAGGTCCCCAACGGGCAGGACTTGATGCTGGCGCCTTTGGTCCAGCAGGGGATAAAGGCCGTCTTCAATGTGGATATCCATCGCGGGCGGTTGGATAGGGACGTGTTCATCGCGTCCGTCGCCAAGAACGCGAAGAGCGGGCTCCAGCCGTCGACCCAGACCGCCGGGAGGAAGGTCGACTACATCAGCAGCAGCAACAACAGCATCAAGGTCAAATGCACTCACGCGGAACTCGGCAAGCTGTTCAGCGCCCTGGAGGGCCCGCTGGACCGTCCCATAGTGGATGAGACCGGGCTCAAGGGCGAGTTCGCCATCGAATTCAAATACGAGGGCCGCCTGGAGGAAGCCTCGATCTTGAAAGCCCTTCAGGAGCAACTGGGCCTCAAGCTGGCCCGGGGCAGGCGCAGCGTAGAGATGCTCTCAGCCAAGAAGCTGCCCGGCAAAGCGGGCTGA
- a CDS encoding DUF3568 family protein — translation MRAGAGLRALSFLALVATAGLSGCAAAVPVAVAGAGSGISFTSTTAYRSFTYPQAQVHTAALQALRRMQIAKTKEKKSGEDIELKGKTKHLTIYITLAPITPTVTKASINAKRNWLMKDQTVAAEILIQMDQILGGADAAHPPH, via the coding sequence ATGCGCGCTGGAGCCGGCTTGCGGGCGCTCTCCTTCTTGGCTCTCGTCGCGACGGCCGGGCTCAGCGGCTGCGCGGCGGCGGTCCCGGTCGCGGTCGCGGGAGCCGGCAGCGGGATCAGCTTCACCAGCACCACCGCCTATCGCTCCTTCACCTACCCCCAGGCTCAGGTCCACACGGCGGCCCTGCAGGCGCTCAGGCGCATGCAGATCGCGAAGACCAAGGAGAAGAAGAGCGGCGAAGATATCGAGCTGAAGGGCAAGACCAAGCATCTGACCATCTACATCACTCTGGCTCCCATCACGCCTACGGTCACGAAAGCGTCGATCAACGCGAAAAGGAATTGGCTGATGAAGGACCAGACCGTCGCGGCCGAGATCCTGATCCAGATGGATCAGATCCTGGGGGGCGCTGATGCGGCGCATCCGCCCCATTGA
- a CDS encoding phage holin family protein has product MKILLHILVSGVAVYATARLLPGVHVAGFGTAIVAAVVLGVVNGFVRPILLIVTLPINLLTLGLFTLVIIGGCVELAAWLVPGFVVDSFWWALAFAAVLWVVNSFLHGLERR; this is encoded by the coding sequence ATCAAGATACTCCTCCACATCCTGGTCAGCGGGGTGGCGGTCTATGCGACCGCGCGCTTATTGCCGGGCGTCCACGTGGCCGGCTTCGGGACCGCGATCGTGGCGGCCGTGGTCCTCGGCGTGGTCAACGGCTTCGTGCGGCCGATCCTGCTTATCGTGACCTTGCCCATCAACCTGCTGACCTTGGGGCTTTTCACGCTGGTGATCATCGGCGGCTGCGTCGAGCTGGCGGCCTGGCTGGTGCCGGGGTTCGTGGTCGACAGCTTCTGGTGGGCTTTGGCTTTCGCGGCGGTGCTGTGGGTGGTCAACTCCTTCCTGCACGGGCTGGAAAGGCGCTAG
- the mobB gene encoding molybdopterin-guanine dinucleotide biosynthesis protein B, protein MAVPIVSFVGRSGSGKTTLLVKVVRGLARKGRRVGTVKHFRHDFETDRPGKDSYRHFHAGASASMIASQDKLALVKRLRRPLSLRRIAAEFFPDADLVVAEGFKGEAGPKIEVLRRAVSRRPVCPARGRGLIALAADFEVAGYPQPRFRLSEAGKIVRFIEKELL, encoded by the coding sequence TTGGCTGTCCCCATCGTCTCGTTCGTGGGCCGCAGCGGCTCGGGCAAGACCACCTTGCTGGTCAAGGTGGTCCGCGGCCTGGCCCGCAAGGGCCGCCGGGTGGGCACGGTCAAGCACTTCCGCCACGACTTCGAGACCGACCGGCCGGGCAAGGACTCCTACCGCCATTTTCACGCCGGAGCCAGCGCCTCCATGATCGCCTCCCAGGACAAGCTGGCCTTGGTCAAGCGCCTGCGCCGGCCCCTGAGCCTGCGGCGCATCGCCGCCGAGTTCTTCCCGGACGCGGACCTGGTGGTGGCCGAGGGGTTCAAGGGCGAAGCCGGGCCCAAGATCGAGGTGCTGCGCCGGGCCGTCAGCCGCAGGCCGGTCTGCCCCGCGCGCGGCCGCGGGCTCATCGCCTTGGCGGCGGATTTCGAAGTGGCCGGCTACCCTCAGCCGCGCTTCCGGCTCTCCGAGGCCGGCAAGATCGTGCGATTCATCGAAAAGGAGCTCTTATGA
- a CDS encoding MoaD/ThiS family protein — MKVTVRLIGGFVQKLGFAEKELELPAALSVDGLLARLGLKGIPVLVSRDGAGLHGHDEIKDGDRLLVSAMFSGG; from the coding sequence GTGAAGGTCACGGTCCGGCTCATCGGAGGCTTCGTCCAGAAGCTCGGCTTCGCGGAGAAGGAGCTGGAGTTGCCCGCGGCGCTGAGCGTCGACGGGCTGCTGGCCCGGCTGGGGCTCAAGGGCATACCCGTGCTGGTCTCCCGCGACGGCGCGGGGCTGCACGGCCATGATGAGATCAAGGACGGGGACCGCCTGCTCGTCTCCGCCATGTTCTCCGGAGGCTAG
- a CDS encoding aldehyde ferredoxin oxidoreductase family protein: MKGWTGNILRIDLTKSSYKVDRFTEEFARKWIGGRGFAAKILWDELKPGIDPLGPDNKLLVAQGPASGVLMPNSGKTIVAALSPLTGTYGDGNIGSYITIQMRKAGYDVLIFEGRAPAPTYVYIEDDTVAFHPAGHLWGKGTYEAQAWLEKKYGKTAGILSIGQGGENKVLYAIIRSMEGRAGGRPGIGAVMGSKNLKAIVVKGTKEIPLADPKAMKERGLADLKAVGAMDKKSKWSVQGTNAVLEWCNEMWALPVRNMRQSHSDQAWKLDGLRTSQARVATYGCPHCTMRCGLAVLDHEGHESELDYENVGMLGPNLEIFDLKQMASLNYMCDDFGVDTISAGSALSFYADAIDHGAVQGNFKFGDAERAKELLRMAAHREGVGDLIADGSLKMARKFGHHSEAYAIQCKGLDLSAYNCKYVPGQALAFGTSAIGAHHKEAWIITYELKFSERGAYGRDKAQKVIELQRIRSSIFESLPLCRFPWIELGWDIKNYPEYFNLATGSHWTMDDFNTTGDRIYNLLKAFWVREHPDTDRSSDYPPRVYFDPANAEKEGPTAGKVLELDKYETLLDHYYDIRGWDKRGVPTRKTMERLGLGAEAEQLSKLTTVSEDVVPMGIAGV; the protein is encoded by the coding sequence ATGAAAGGATGGACCGGCAATATCCTGCGCATCGATCTGACCAAGAGCAGCTATAAGGTAGACCGCTTCACCGAGGAGTTCGCCCGCAAATGGATCGGCGGCCGGGGATTTGCGGCCAAGATCCTCTGGGACGAGCTCAAGCCCGGCATCGACCCCCTCGGCCCCGACAACAAGCTCCTCGTGGCGCAAGGCCCCGCCTCCGGCGTCCTCATGCCCAACTCCGGCAAGACCATCGTCGCCGCCCTCTCCCCCCTCACCGGCACCTACGGCGACGGCAACATCGGCTCCTACATCACCATCCAGATGCGCAAGGCCGGCTACGACGTCCTCATCTTCGAAGGCCGGGCCCCGGCCCCCACCTACGTCTACATCGAGGACGACACAGTCGCCTTCCACCCCGCCGGGCACCTCTGGGGCAAGGGCACCTACGAGGCCCAAGCCTGGCTGGAGAAGAAGTACGGCAAGACCGCCGGCATCCTCAGCATCGGCCAGGGCGGCGAGAACAAGGTCTTGTACGCCATCATCCGCAGCATGGAAGGCCGGGCCGGCGGCCGGCCCGGCATCGGCGCGGTCATGGGCTCCAAGAACCTCAAGGCCATCGTGGTCAAAGGCACCAAGGAGATCCCCCTGGCCGACCCCAAGGCCATGAAGGAGCGCGGCCTGGCCGACCTCAAGGCCGTGGGCGCCATGGACAAGAAGTCCAAATGGTCCGTGCAGGGGACCAACGCCGTGCTGGAGTGGTGCAACGAGATGTGGGCCCTGCCCGTGCGCAACATGCGCCAGTCCCACTCCGACCAGGCCTGGAAGCTCGACGGCCTGCGCACCAGCCAGGCGCGCGTCGCCACCTACGGCTGCCCCCACTGCACCATGCGCTGCGGCCTCGCGGTCCTCGACCACGAAGGCCACGAGTCCGAGCTCGACTACGAGAACGTGGGCATGCTCGGGCCCAACCTGGAGATCTTCGACCTCAAGCAGATGGCCTCGCTCAACTACATGTGCGACGACTTCGGCGTGGACACCATCTCCGCCGGCTCGGCCCTGTCCTTCTACGCCGACGCCATCGACCACGGCGCCGTCCAGGGGAACTTCAAGTTCGGAGACGCGGAGCGCGCCAAGGAGCTCCTGCGCATGGCCGCGCACCGCGAGGGAGTCGGCGACCTCATCGCCGACGGCAGCCTCAAGATGGCCCGGAAGTTCGGCCACCACTCCGAGGCCTACGCCATCCAGTGCAAAGGCCTCGACCTCTCCGCCTACAACTGCAAGTACGTGCCCGGCCAGGCCCTGGCCTTCGGGACCAGCGCCATCGGGGCGCACCACAAGGAAGCCTGGATCATCACCTACGAGCTCAAGTTCTCCGAGCGCGGCGCCTACGGCCGGGACAAGGCCCAAAAGGTCATCGAGCTGCAGCGCATCCGCTCCAGCATCTTCGAGTCCCTGCCCCTGTGCCGCTTCCCCTGGATCGAGCTGGGCTGGGACATCAAGAACTACCCCGAGTACTTCAACCTGGCCACGGGCTCGCACTGGACCATGGACGACTTCAACACCACGGGCGACCGCATCTACAACCTGCTCAAGGCCTTCTGGGTCCGGGAGCATCCGGACACCGACCGCAGCTCGGACTACCCGCCGCGCGTCTACTTCGACCCCGCCAACGCGGAGAAGGAAGGCCCCACCGCGGGCAAGGTCCTGGAGCTGGACAAGTACGAGACGCTCCTGGACCACTACTACGACATCCGCGGCTGGGACAAGCGCGGCGTGCCCACGCGCAAGACCATGGAGCGCCTCGGGCTCGGCGCCGAGGCCGAGCAGCTCTCCAAGCTCACCACCGTCTCCGAAGACGTGGTCCCCATGGGCATCGCGGGAGTGTGA
- a CDS encoding extracellular solute-binding protein, protein MTPNARGLPAALLALLSVALPLCARSLAEGERRLVIFHAGSLTVPFDRIIADFKAEHPGVEVIREVAGSRECARKISELHKPCDVLAVADYEVIDQLLIPEHAAWSLKFAGNELAIVYTDKSRRAAELTSKNWLDILADQDVAIGRSDPEADPCGYRTVIALKLAELHYRRPGLADKLLGKSNTHSRPKEVDLLALLQAGELDYLFLYRSVAQQHGLRWLALPDQINLKKPEREGFYRKASIQLHGKTPAELVTQYGSAIAYGVTIPKNVANPELANEFIRFLLDKDKGLKTMERLGQPSLVPAPTSTYEQLPKDLKVYARRSPR, encoded by the coding sequence ATGACTCCTAACGCCCGGGGGCTCCCAGCGGCACTGCTCGCGCTGCTTTCGGTCGCGCTGCCGCTGTGCGCTCGGTCCCTGGCGGAGGGGGAGCGTCGCCTTGTCATCTTCCACGCCGGCAGCCTCACCGTGCCCTTCGACCGGATCATCGCGGACTTCAAAGCCGAGCACCCCGGAGTCGAAGTGATCCGGGAGGTCGCGGGCAGCCGCGAGTGCGCCCGCAAGATCTCCGAGCTGCACAAGCCCTGCGACGTGCTCGCCGTGGCCGACTACGAGGTCATAGACCAGCTCCTCATCCCCGAGCACGCGGCCTGGAGCCTCAAATTCGCGGGCAACGAGCTGGCCATAGTCTACACGGACAAGTCGCGCCGGGCCGCTGAGCTGACCTCCAAGAACTGGCTCGACATCCTCGCGGACCAGGACGTGGCCATCGGCCGCTCCGACCCGGAGGCCGACCCCTGCGGCTACCGCACGGTCATCGCCCTAAAGCTCGCGGAGCTCCATTACCGCCGGCCCGGCTTGGCGGATAAGCTCCTCGGCAAGAGCAATACCCATAGCCGTCCCAAGGAAGTGGACCTCCTCGCTTTGCTCCAAGCCGGCGAACTCGACTACCTCTTCCTCTATCGCTCCGTCGCCCAACAGCACGGACTGCGCTGGCTCGCCTTGCCCGACCAGATCAATCTCAAGAAGCCCGAGCGCGAGGGCTTCTACCGCAAAGCCTCCATCCAGCTCCACGGCAAGACCCCGGCCGAGCTCGTCACCCAGTACGGCTCAGCCATTGCCTACGGCGTCACCATACCCAAGAACGTCGCCAACCCCGAGCTGGCAAACGAGTTCATCCGTTTCTTGCTGGACAAAGATAAAGGCCTCAAGACCATGGAGCGGCTCGGCCAGCCCTCGCTGGTGCCTGCTCCCACCAGCACCTACGAGCAGTTGCCCAAGGACCTCAAGGTTTACGCTCGCAGGAGCCCCCGCTGA